TTCGAAAAAGCCTTTACAACTCCCAGGGGATATTTTGAGAAAGTCATTTTCACCACGGGTTACATTTGGCTGAAAAATGATGCAGATATAAAACAAGTCTTGGCCTTCATCGAAAAGGGTCCCCTGGGAAAACCTGCAACTTTAACAGAGGAAGCAAAGATTGTCAGAGCATTCATCAAAAAGAAATGGCCCACCTCTGCCAAAAAGATTAAAGTCTTAAGCAAGGTGGATAAGCGTTTATCCGCGAGAACGCATGTATTGATCGATTCCGGCAATACCCCGCTGGACTATAAATTAAAAGACTGGTTTTTCAAAGCCCTGGGAGAGCCCAAGGAGCCGAATAATGTGGTCAAAGCATACGGCATCGTTTTGTACCGGCCAGAGCTGTCGGTCATTGTAAAAGCCATCCAAAAAGAGGACGAAGTTCAAAGCCCCCAGGAAGATCACCAACCACTTGAACTAATAAAAGGTTACGCCGAAAAGGCCGAAGCCTACTTAAAAGCCGAATTCCCAAAATCGACAAAAACCATGAAAGTCTACAGACCTTTTGGCCGTAATTGGGTAGGCATTGAATTTGAAGAAAACCGACCCAAAGACGTTGAGCAGTTCTTCCTCCAGGCCCTGGATAAAAAACTCATCACGGAATTGGAATTATACCACACATTCCCGGATGACAAAAGCAAAATTTTGATCCATGGCAATGAATGGCCAGCCGTTTTTGACTATATAAAAAACAAAAAAAAGAAAGATTCCTCCAGGACTTCACCTCCCAAGGAGGAAAAAGAAAACTGTGCCCGGAAGTTCTACATCAACAAGATCCACACCGACCCGGCACGTTTCCAAAACCGGGAAAAGCTTAACCAGGAGATCATCAACGAGATCGCCGAAAACTTTGACTCCAACCAGTTCGACCCGGTGGTGATCTGGTACGACAAAAAAGCCGAAAAATGGTTTTTACTGGCCGGCCACCACCGACTGAAAGGAGCCGAAAAATCAGGCCGAAAGATGGTTAAAACCCGCTGTTTTGGAGGTTCGGAAGCCGAGGCCATCAAATATGCCAAAGAACTGTCCAATGCCAACAGGACGCTGGAGACGCCCATGGAGCGGGCAAAGATATATCGGGCCCAGATATCCAAAACCGATAAAAAGGAGCTGGAGCAAAAAGCCAAACGCCTGGAGGGCAAAAACTGGAACTATGTTTTAAACATCGCCTACTTAAAGCCCACAGGAAAGGTTGTAACGGCCCTGGCTGCCCTGGACCGCAACAGCGACAAGGTAACCCAGCAAAACCTGGAGAAGATCGCCGACTGGACCGGTGAGGCTCGTCGGTTGTTCCCCCAGCTGACCGATGCCCACGAGGATGAAATCTATGATTTCCTTTTGTCCAACTTCGCCAAGGCCAAAAGCATTTCCCGAAAAACGGACTGGATCACCAAAATAAATGCCATAGTCCACCGCCTGGACTTCGATCCGGAGGAGCCTTTGAACCTCAAAAGGATCGCCTACAAAACGCAGGGAGAAAGCGAATACGAGACGCAAATGTTTGCGATCGACGAAGAGATCAAAGCCGTGGAGAAAAGCAAACAGGCCCTAAAGGATCGCTTCAATGATCCCAAGGTGCCTGGGTATGTTCACCCGGATCTTCCGAGTTATGAGCAAATGCAAAAAGAGGCGGAACAGATTTCTGAAAAACTGGATCAGAAACTAAAAGCGCTGAGAAAGAAGAAACTGGACCTCATGCAACAAAAGGGCCGCATGATCAAAGGAGGCCTGGATCAGGGAAACCTTTTCGCCCAGGTGATCCAAAAAGTGGATGCAAAAGTCATTGAGATTCGAAAAGAACAAAATAAACCGACCGGAGCTTCTTATGATCTTTTGCATAAAGAGATCCATATCCTTTTCAGGAAAAAAGCAGATGAACCCAACGGCTTTCTTTTTGTCAGACAAAACCTGAAATACATAAAGAATATTTTGGAGGTAGCCAAAAGGGATAAGGTTGAATTCTCAACTTCTGATGTGATAAAATTGGGCATTATCATTCAGCCGATTTTACAAGGAGATAAAGCCATTGAAAATGATGTAGGACGATCCAATAAAAGAACCCTGGCCCCTACATTCAACAACCTGCTCCGCTGGACGGGAAACCCTGGCAGATACGATTTAATTGGGGTAGATACCTTTAAAAATGAAAAACCGACCCTCCTGGCAAGGAAGGTCAAAAAAGCACGAATATTTAATCTTTTAGGAATAAAGTAAATTTTAAAATTATGAATACTGAATTAACGACAGGACAGACGGTTATGGCTTATTTGATTTTGGTGATTGTTATTGCTGTTGGGGTGACGGTGGGGATTGGGGTGAGTAATCGGGTGTTATAATGATAGGGTGTAAAATATTACTCCGACTTCTGTAGGACTAAATTTATAATCTTCCTTGAACGGTCTCGGTCAGGCTTATATTTACACCCTCCTTTCAATCAAATTCTAATCAATCATTGGACGAATAAATGGAGTATTAGGTTTCTTCCTATATTGTAAATAATATAGTTTCTTATCCATTGTTTCCAATGTGCCATTAATTACTCTTTGACCATTTTCAAAGGTCCTTAATTGCTCCACTTGTATGTTATTCAATTCTTTAAATCCTGAATCTATGGAGTATCTTAAATTACTAATTGCGGATAAAATCTCATCCTTCATCCTATGTATTGCTTGTTCTAAATTACTAAAACCTGCAATTAGGATTTTTTGAGTTTTTCTGTGTTCCCAAATATTAGCAAATTCAAACTTCGTCTGTGCTTTCCTAATAACAAAATTATAGTCATCTAAAATTGAAGAAGAAATTGAAATATTTGTTTCAATTGGAAATGGAAGTGGAAAATTATGTTTTTTTTCTTCTAATATTTTCGAATAGATTTCACCATTAATAATCAATTGTTCAACTGCATCTTTATAACAGCCTAGAAAATTGCTGGACTCTTCTATTCTATCCCAAAATGGAGAAAGAGCATTATCAACAAAATCAACTTTAGCAAATTCAATACTTTTTTTTGCAGAAGCTTCAAAATAAGGTAGAATTTGATTAATTATTTCATTTGATCTTGCTATAATTTCATTAAGGCGACTACTTAACTTTTCTGCCTCTTCTTTAGCAGTTTTTATCCTTGCTTTTTTGTCATCTTGTTTGATGAATTGCCCCATTACCAACACCATAATAATAAATAGTATAACAAATAATTTTACACCTGGCCACCATATAAACAAAGAAATTATTATTCCCAAACTTGACATCCCAGCAGCAAATCCGGCAATAGCAGTTTTATATGAGCCTTGACCTTGACTTTGAATATGTTTATAATTAAAAAGATCGTCGGGTTCAACCTTATAATAGAATTTTGTCTTCATAGTTGATGCTATTGTTGTTTTTATTCTGCTATTGCTTATTCGACCATTTATACATTTTTAAAGAAGTATTAAATTAACGGTTAGATAGTTTTGGTGCAATTAAATTTACTCTGAAATACATTTGGAACACAGAAATATAAACCACACAGACAATTGTAGCTTATTTGGTTTTGGCCATTGTGATCGCAGCAGGGTGAGTTTGGGGGTAAGTATATTACTTGAAATTTTCAAAGCCGAAAAACTATTATTCTTGGCTTTCAGGAATAAAATTGATGTCCTCAAAAATAACCTGATTGATTCTTTTCCTTTGGTTATTAGATTTATTGATTACATAAAAAAATAATAAAATAAAAGAGCCTACAAATATTGCTTGTAAACAATAATTCTTTTGGAAAAACCAGGAAATAATAGCCGCCACTACCGCGAAAATCATTCCAATAAGAGAACCAATTTGGTCCTCCTTTATCCATCCTTGGTATTCTTTACCAAGGTTTTGAAGTTCAGGAGAAAAGTCAAGGGTAACATTTGTAACTCCATACCTATTATAGGTTATTCCAACCGCTAGCGCAAAGTAAATTGCTAAACAAATAAACCACCAAAATAATCCAATTGGCTGATTGTCAGTTGTTTTTTTAATATAAAGAAGTCCAAAAAGAAGAACCTCAGTAATCCCCAGTAATAATGGAAATACTGAATCCCAAACGTTTCCTCTAGAATTTGTTAGTGTAATTCCTCTACTCCATGTAAAATACGTAGTCATGGCCGCAGCGAGAGATGCTAGCCAAAACAATATGTACAACCACATGTTTGGCATCCCTGTAAAAATTTCAAGCAAAATCAAAGTCCCTGTAGCAAGTGTAGCACCTTTCATTACACTACCGATGTATATATAACCGTCACGATGGTAATTACGCAAACGCGAAACAACTTCTTGGTATGTAATTTGCTCGGACATAATATTAAAATTTTACTGTTGAAAACTAAATACGATAAACTAATTTGCCAGTTGATAGACCATTGCTTTTAATGGAATATGCAGTTAAATCCATGCAAAGAGTTTAAAATACAATTGACAAATTACATAATAAATAATTTAATATATTGAACCTGAGGAAAAGAAAAAGCGAAGTACTTTAATAAATAATAAGACTAATTAAATTAAAAAATTCTGACATAATTTGGATTAAATTTTAAAAACGTAAAAGTCATAATTTGATCAGATGCCCAGGTTTAAAATCAGTTTCCAACTGTAGCATTGCCAGCGAAATATCTATTGCCGTTCATATCCTCTGTACAATTCAGTATCTTCATCATAATCAGATCCCATTTCTGCACAACTTTTAACACTTACGGCTATAAAAACTAAAAAGCATAAAAAAAACAAAATTTGCATTAAGCAATTAGGGCTTGAGCCATCCTTCTTTTCAATAGACAGTATCCTATTAAGTGTGTAAATAAAAAATAGAGGGCTTCGCCCGAATTTTTAGATTTTGACTCTTTCGTCAAAAATAGCAATAAATTGGTTAAGAATAATGGGCCAGTTGCGAATCGGCATGGTCCATTTTTTCGTTATTTCAAAAATCGCCAGATAAACCGACTTTTTCAATGCATTATCCGTTGGAAAAGACATTTTGTTTTTGGTGTATTTTCTGATTTTTCCGTTGAGATTTTCAATCAAATTTGTGGTATAAATGATCGTTCTAATTTCAAGAGGGAAGTCAAAAAAAGTGGTCAGCTCATCCCAGTTATTATACCATGATTTAATAGCGTAAGGATACTTGTGATTCCATTTTTCATCAAAGTCCTTTAGAGCTGCCTGGGCGGCTTCTTTGGTCGGTGCTCCATAAATGGTTTTCATGTCTTTGGCAAAAACCTTACGATCTTTCCAGACAACGTATTTGGAAGCATTCCTGATTTGGTGCACGACACAAATTTGAGTGCTCGTTTCAGGAAAAACACTTTTAATAGTCTGGGTAAAACCGTTGAGATTATCCGTCACGGTAATTAAGATATCTTCTACGCCCCGAGCTTTGATATCGGTCAGTACGCCCATCCAAAAACTGGCGGCTTCACTTTTACCCAACCACATGCCCAAAACCTCTTTCCTCCCGTCTTTCTTGAGTCCTACGGCCAAATAGACTGTTTTATTGGTCACTCTGGAGTTCTCACGGACTTTAAAAACAATCCCATCCATCCACACGATTAGATACTGAGATTCCAGGGGGCGATTTTGCCAGGCAATGATATCCTCGGTCACCTTATCGGTGATTTTGGAGATGGTAGACGTAGAGATGTTGAAGTCATACAAATCCCGAATTTGTTCCTCAATATCGGCATTGCTCATCCCTTTGGCATAAAGTGAAATTACGATCGATTCAATGCCTTTAGCCAGCCTGGATCGTTTAGGAACAATCTGAGGTGTAAAACTTCCATCCCGGTCTCTGGGCACCTCGATTTCAGATTCGCCATAGGAGGTTTTGATTACTTTTTTAGAATTGCCGTTCCGGGCATTTGGATTGTCGCTCCTCTGGTGTTTGGCATAATCCAGATGGGCATCAATTTCTCCTTCCAGCATTTTTTCAATGCCGCGTTTGTGAAGCTCACTGAGGAAAGATTCTAACTCATCCCCAGTCTTAAATTGCTTCAGGAAATCATCGTTTAATAGATCTTCTTTTTTCATCATCAGTAAAGTATGTTTTAAAATTACAAAAAATTAAAATAGGGGGCCATGGCCCCCTATTTTAAAACTTACACACTTTACTGGATACTACCTTTCAATAATTCCATCACCTTTCCTTTGATCCATATTGTTTTGATTTAAGTCTTCTTAAGATTATCCTCTTCAACTAATTTGGCTCCCACCCCATTCTCTTCCATCTTCCGCAAAAAACTTTCAAGATCATACCCAATCTTTGTAAGCTCCCGATCTATAAAATTCCTTAATTGATTCAAGTGTTTTGATACGACTCTGTCCTTCTCTAATAGATAATAGAATTTCCCCTCCTTCAAGTACCTCTTTAATTCGTCTGTGCATTCTTGATGATCCTTCACTATTTCTGTTCTCAGCTGCTTCAACAATTTGTCCTCCAAGGCTTTCAAATTCTCGTCTAGTTTGTTCCTCAAGGTTTTGATATTCGATTTCGATTCCTCTGATTTTTGGATCAAATTCTTCTCGAATTTCATTCTCAAGGATTCTATATTCTTCTGGTAGCTGATTCGTTTTTTGATCAATATCGATTGTTTCGATTCTTGTAGCTTCAGAAGCGCTTTGTATTGCTTCTTTATTCCTGTCAAAGTCTTGCTTAATTCTTTCCTCTTCCCTTCTAATGTTTCTAATTCTTTCGTCAAAACTGGTTGGATCTTCTCCCAGTTCTGCAAGGTATTTTTCAATTCTTTCAATTTCTGATTGGCACTCTGGTTGATAGTTTTCTTGTGTTGTTTCAATAGCTTCTCTCTTTCGATGATATCTTTGGCCCAATTCTGCAACTCGTTTTCGAAACTTTCGCTCCGAATCTTCAAGTCTTTCCACTTCCCGTTTAAATTCGTCTTCCTCTGGTTTAAACCGCTTCTCCACTGCTCTGTAATGGTCTCCTTGTAGTTTATACAACCGTTTGCGACTTCTTTCTGTATTGTTCTCAATTCGCTGTGTTTCTCCTCCAATATATTGTTTTGAGAATCTAAATTGTTCTGAGTCCAGACACTTTCTAATTCCGCGTATAAGGTTATTAATTTGCGAACTTCGGCACGAGTAAGATTCGGCTGCTTTAAGAAGTCTTCTTTGGAATTCATCAGTTGGTAGTATTCCTTCCTGATTTCCTTGGGGAATTTGTAAATAAGCGGTAGTTTCTTGCTCATAATTATATACCCATTTAGTTCTATGGGTTCGGAAAAAACAATTTTCTATTTCTTCAGGAGAGTCCTTAGGTATGGTTACTTGAATGGTATCTATTCCTAACCTTTTTATTTTTGATAATTTTTCTGAATCGATCTTATGGGTAGCAACAATTTCTATTAACAAAATCGGGGTACCTTCTTTATCATAAAAGGAAACATCCGGTTGGATTAGCAAAAACTTTTCTTTTTCTGATTCAAAATCCACGTTTTGACCGAAACAAATTTCACCGGATTCATTTTCATAAAACTGTCGTTCAATTTTCACTTGGTCAGCTTCAATTGTCCATGAGTCTCGTATTTT
This sequence is a window from Lewinellaceae bacterium. Protein-coding genes within it:
- a CDS encoding IS256 family transposase, which translates into the protein MKKEDLLNDDFLKQFKTGDELESFLSELHKRGIEKMLEGEIDAHLDYAKHQRSDNPNARNGNSKKVIKTSYGESEIEVPRDRDGSFTPQIVPKRSRLAKGIESIVISLYAKGMSNADIEEQIRDLYDFNISTSTISKITDKVTEDIIAWQNRPLESQYLIVWMDGIVFKVRENSRVTNKTVYLAVGLKKDGRKEVLGMWLGKSEAASFWMGVLTDIKARGVEDILITVTDNLNGFTQTIKSVFPETSTQICVVHQIRNASKYVVWKDRKVFAKDMKTIYGAPTKEAAQAALKDFDEKWNHKYPYAIKSWYNNWDELTTFFDFPLEIRTIIYTTNLIENLNGKIRKYTKNKMSFPTDNALKKSVYLAIFEITKKWTMPIRNWPIILNQFIAIFDERVKI